A single region of the Thermotoga profunda AZM34c06 genome encodes:
- a CDS encoding helix-hairpin-helix domain-containing protein, with protein MIPAIVSPYSFEGSILKIEQVVEKACKYGLKSLLIADKNFHSAVIFNDLCRKKGLIPVHGLRIGEKIFYARNRIEFEELVNAYNQKREPKLNWLDINSVKLVYYLENSHREAYEIMCQLLSSPSKLGSPFEGKFQDVAISLNCETYDLRVSVRFPQPQKSWLRSYLNDLVPEYRKRFEKEIEVIEKLGFEPYFYTVKKIIDTAKSLDICVGPGRGSAVGSVVSYILGITSVDPIKYDLLFERFLNEYRQELPDIDIDVEDEKRAFLIEKLSEEFAFVAQISTFATLSPKSLQNESKRLGIEIKSKTFDLLNGLPFHRSTHAAGVVIADSVLPLPIVPNTKPFLLEYDMDSLSKVGITKIDILGLTTLSLLHKLKKSLGLKEIPINDSLVYKEISSGRTHGIFQLERLPARSLCRQIRPQDIRELSDLLAVNRPGPLLAKLNELYAERKRGCGERSRFFEETYGVMIYQEQLMKIAVDLAGMTPAESDLFRKAISQKDLNVMKDAAEQFKRRAIGKGYDRFSIEQLVEIILRFSSYGFNKSHSIAYAHISYELAYIKHHFPKEFFTIYLKEHSSDREKIFLSVQELRSRGFRVVHPSINPVELKDNEFQLPLEVIAGVSNSIANMCITKGPFSSIDDFTRKTSIPLSTLERLVFAGAFDCLYSTREESIKAFNAFQKGYDSSLTEMSSIFGEHREEKVLKFTQKDIAAFEEQVYGFPLTPLQISFQENFAPLTEVFVSGRILPVALLVDSNFASDGTTIIRIKGNLPDGEYLCVVKPDCSIDEYYDLSKVDSVVYEPQSCFDHMDFEPASEREMVKVKLLDKKVCIDSTRPLLDHYKINVMLKNT; from the coding sequence GTGATACCAGCTATTGTCTCCCCATATTCTTTTGAAGGTTCTATATTAAAAATCGAACAAGTTGTTGAAAAAGCCTGTAAGTATGGCTTGAAATCTTTGTTGATCGCAGACAAGAATTTTCACAGTGCTGTGATTTTCAACGATCTATGCAGAAAAAAAGGATTGATACCTGTTCATGGGTTGAGAATCGGCGAAAAGATTTTCTATGCGAGAAACCGTATTGAATTTGAAGAACTTGTCAATGCATACAATCAAAAAAGGGAACCAAAGTTGAATTGGTTAGATATAAATTCTGTGAAGCTGGTTTATTACCTTGAAAACTCTCATCGTGAAGCATATGAAATCATGTGCCAACTACTTTCAAGTCCAAGTAAACTCGGATCACCTTTTGAAGGAAAATTCCAAGATGTCGCGATATCACTCAATTGTGAGACATATGATTTACGGGTGAGTGTGCGATTTCCCCAGCCACAAAAATCGTGGTTAAGGAGTTATCTAAATGACTTGGTACCGGAATATAGAAAAAGGTTTGAAAAAGAAATTGAAGTGATTGAAAAACTCGGCTTTGAACCATATTTTTACACAGTGAAAAAGATCATAGATACCGCAAAATCTCTTGATATTTGTGTTGGACCAGGTCGTGGCAGTGCTGTGGGATCTGTTGTTTCTTATATTTTGGGAATCACGAGTGTGGATCCAATAAAGTATGATCTATTATTTGAAAGATTTTTGAATGAATACCGCCAAGAATTACCGGATATAGATATAGATGTTGAAGATGAAAAACGTGCTTTTTTGATTGAAAAACTCTCCGAAGAATTTGCCTTTGTTGCTCAAATTTCTACATTTGCCACACTTTCTCCAAAATCTTTGCAGAATGAATCAAAAAGACTTGGGATCGAAATAAAATCCAAGACATTTGACCTTCTCAATGGTTTGCCTTTTCACAGAAGCACACATGCAGCTGGTGTTGTCATAGCAGATTCAGTTCTACCCTTACCGATTGTTCCAAATACAAAGCCGTTTTTACTCGAATATGACATGGATTCTCTCAGTAAGGTTGGAATTACAAAAATAGATATCTTGGGCTTGACGACCCTATCTTTGCTCCATAAATTGAAAAAGTCTCTTGGTCTCAAAGAGATTCCCATAAATGATTCTTTAGTTTATAAAGAGATCTCATCTGGTAGAACGCACGGTATTTTCCAGCTTGAGCGTTTGCCCGCAAGAAGCCTTTGCAGGCAAATTAGACCACAAGATATCAGAGAACTTTCTGATCTTCTTGCTGTAAACAGACCTGGACCGTTACTTGCCAAATTGAACGAGCTTTACGCTGAAAGAAAGCGTGGCTGTGGTGAGCGCAGTCGGTTTTTCGAGGAAACATATGGTGTGATGATATATCAAGAGCAATTGATGAAAATTGCTGTAGATTTGGCTGGCATGACACCTGCTGAGTCAGATCTTTTCAGAAAGGCTATATCGCAGAAAGACTTAAATGTAATGAAAGATGCAGCAGAACAATTCAAACGTAGAGCAATAGGCAAAGGGTATGACAGATTCTCGATAGAACAATTGGTTGAAATTATACTCAGATTTTCTTCGTATGGATTCAACAAATCTCACAGTATAGCTTATGCGCATATAAGTTATGAACTCGCTTATATAAAGCATCATTTTCCTAAGGAGTTTTTCACAATATATCTGAAAGAACATTCCAGCGATAGGGAGAAAATCTTTCTTTCGGTTCAAGAATTACGTTCTCGGGGTTTTCGGGTAGTTCATCCATCGATCAATCCAGTTGAGTTAAAAGACAATGAATTTCAGTTACCGCTTGAAGTGATAGCAGGCGTGAGTAATTCAATCGCAAATATGTGTATTACAAAAGGACCGTTTTCAAGCATCGATGATTTTACGAGGAAAACCTCAATACCTCTTTCAACATTGGAAAGATTGGTCTTTGCAGGAGCCTTTGATTGCCTATATTCTACTCGTGAAGAATCAATAAAGGCGTTCAATGCATTTCAAAAAGGATACGATTCGTCTTTGACGGAAATGTCCTCGATCTTTGGAGAACACCGTGAAGAAAAAGTCTTGAAGTTTACCCAAAAAGATATTGCCGCATTCGAAGAACAGGTATATGGTTTTCCTTTAACCCCTTTGCAGATCAGCTTTCAAGAGAACTTTGCGCCTTTGACCGAGGTGTTCGTTTCTGGGAGAATTCTACCAGTTGCATTGTTGGTTGATTCGAATTTTGCAAGTGACGGCACGACGATAATACGGATAAAAGGAAATCTACCCGACGGAGAATATCTATGTGTTGTAAAACCAGATTGTTCGATCGATGAATACTATGACTTATCAAAGGTAGACTCAGTTGTCTATGAACCGCAAAGTTGTTTTGATCATATGGATTTCGAACCTGCTTCAGAAAGAGAAATGGTGAAAGTTAAACTCCTTGATAAAAAAGTCTGCATCGATTCAACAAGACCACTATTAGATCATTACAAAATAAATGTTATGCTCAAAAATACCTGA
- a CDS encoding RluA family pseudouridine synthase produces MKVNRVEQEQRLDLYLLQKIPAKISRSFLQKAIKEGKITVNGKPQKPSYRVKVKDVIFVPDPEPATILSIEPEPIDLEILYEDHDLIVINKPAGMIVHPIPSHTSGTLVNALLYHCKDLQGIGGELRPGIVHRLDKDTSGVMVVAKNDLSHRNLSQQFKDRKVSKVYLALVRGRISDPQGEIKVSLARHPVFRTKMSVNDTGRAAITFYKVLRYFDDTASLVAAYPKTGRTHQIRVHMKYIGHPILGDKLYGNSLGAPRQMLHAAKLEFYHPRTDKWLSFIAPLPDDFKDLIIKLNSQVVKIT; encoded by the coding sequence ATAAAGGTGAACAGAGTTGAGCAAGAGCAAAGACTCGATCTCTACCTTTTGCAAAAGATACCTGCAAAGATTTCAAGAAGTTTTCTACAGAAAGCCATAAAAGAAGGTAAGATAACAGTCAATGGTAAACCACAGAAACCAAGTTATCGGGTGAAGGTGAAAGATGTGATATTCGTACCAGACCCCGAACCAGCGACGATCCTGTCGATTGAACCAGAACCAATAGACCTTGAGATACTTTACGAAGACCATGACTTGATAGTGATAAACAAACCAGCTGGTATGATAGTCCATCCAATCCCTTCACACACAAGTGGGACACTCGTAAATGCGTTGCTCTATCATTGCAAAGATCTCCAAGGAATCGGTGGAGAATTAAGACCCGGTATCGTCCATAGATTGGACAAAGATACCTCGGGGGTCATGGTTGTGGCAAAAAACGATTTATCCCATAGAAATCTTTCTCAACAATTCAAAGATAGAAAAGTTTCAAAAGTTTATCTGGCTCTGGTTCGAGGTAGGATAAGTGATCCTCAAGGAGAGATCAAAGTATCTCTGGCAAGGCATCCGGTTTTTAGAACAAAGATGTCTGTTAACGATACGGGTAGAGCCGCCATAACATTTTACAAAGTTCTCAGATATTTTGACGATACAGCATCTTTGGTTGCAGCGTACCCCAAAACAGGACGTACTCACCAGATAAGAGTACATATGAAATACATAGGTCATCCAATTTTGGGAGATAAGCTTTACGGTAATAGTCTTGGAGCACCTCGTCAAATGCTGCATGCAGCAAAGCTTGAATTTTATCATCCAAGAACTGACAAGTGGCTCAGTTTTATAGCTCCTTTACCTGATGATTTCAAAGATCTCATTATCAAGTTGAATTCTCAGGTTGTGAAGATCACGTGA
- the lspA gene encoding signal peptidase II has product MFWVTFVVLMDQLSKMLVERFLFQPIFAIPGVLWFTYTRNTGIVFGLFSRAPWVLWVTFAVTLILSFVSSFVKSSSLTKVGLQMIVGGAIGNIVDRFRFGYVVDFINLRYFPAIFNVADLFITLGGILIILGLLIGEKSLGDKGEQS; this is encoded by the coding sequence ATGTTTTGGGTAACATTCGTGGTTCTAATGGATCAACTTTCGAAGATGTTGGTAGAAAGGTTTTTGTTTCAACCAATTTTTGCAATTCCCGGTGTTCTATGGTTTACCTACACCAGAAACACCGGCATAGTATTTGGTTTATTCTCAAGGGCGCCATGGGTGTTATGGGTGACCTTTGCCGTAACGCTAATACTTTCATTCGTATCAAGCTTTGTTAAAAGCTCATCTCTCACAAAAGTCGGTCTACAGATGATCGTTGGTGGGGCGATTGGAAATATCGTTGATAGATTCAGATTCGGTTATGTTGTTGATTTCATAAACTTGAGGTACTTTCCCGCTATTTTCAACGTTGCCGATCTTTTCATCACGCTCGGTGGCATATTGATAATTCTGGGTTTATTGATAGGAGAGAAGAGTCTTGGAGATAAAGGTGAACAGAGTTGA
- a CDS encoding CheR family methyltransferase codes for MQDFLSQFSGEFPMEDFQWFVKEVHRYFGLDLSGYKPHRVKRRIEILIKKYRLSSFQEYLKFLLSNPTAKEEFLDKLTINVTEFFRNPEKWWELRDKYLPELLAVSRSRFKAWSAGCASGEEPYSLAILLEELKAPLGASILATDLDERALEEAREGLYEARSMVSTPKSYLDKYFELLDGSYKIKDFIKKRIEFKKHNMLQDPFPSSLDLIICRNVVIYFESAAKDQLYRNFVKALRLGGILFVGSTERIFDYAEIGLKIASPFFYQRVK; via the coding sequence ATGCAGGATTTTCTTTCCCAGTTTTCTGGTGAATTTCCAATGGAAGATTTTCAATGGTTTGTGAAAGAAGTCCATAGATATTTTGGACTGGATCTATCGGGTTACAAACCACATAGAGTTAAACGAAGAATAGAGATACTCATAAAGAAATACAGGTTATCTTCTTTTCAAGAATATCTGAAATTCTTGCTTTCAAACCCAACTGCTAAAGAAGAATTTCTCGATAAATTAACGATAAATGTGACAGAATTCTTTCGAAATCCAGAAAAATGGTGGGAACTACGTGATAAATATTTGCCAGAGTTGCTTGCTGTAAGTAGAAGTAGATTCAAAGCATGGAGTGCAGGTTGCGCAAGTGGTGAAGAACCATATTCTTTGGCCATTTTGCTTGAAGAATTGAAAGCTCCCCTGGGAGCATCGATACTGGCAACGGATTTAGATGAAAGGGCACTCGAAGAAGCAAGAGAAGGTTTGTATGAAGCGAGATCGATGGTAAGTACTCCGAAATCTTACCTTGACAAGTATTTTGAACTACTCGATGGTAGTTATAAGATAAAAGACTTTATCAAGAAAAGAATCGAATTCAAGAAACACAACATGCTTCAAGATCCATTTCCCAGCTCACTTGATTTGATAATTTGTAGAAACGTGGTGATATATTTTGAATCGGCTGCTAAGGACCAACTTTACAGAAATTTCGTGAAAGCATTGAGACTTGGCGGTATTCTATTTGTGGGAAGTACAGAGAGAATCTTTGACTACGCTGAGATAGGTTTGAAAATAGCCAGTCCCTTCTTCTATCAAAGGGTGAAATGA
- a CDS encoding YebC/PmpR family DNA-binding transcriptional regulator: MSGHNKWANIKHRKMAQDAKRSQMFTKLIRELIVAAREGGGDPETNPRLRTAIEKAKEANMPKDNIEKAIKRGTGELEGVDYQEIIYEAYGPAGVALYIRALTDNKNRTAQELRHVLSRHGGSLADLGAVSWIFERKGIINIPRDQVANVEEVVMLAIDAGAEDINDQDDPIRIVTSSENLTTVKEALEKNGYKVDANISYVPKNTVQVTGKDAERILTLLNALEDMDDVQDVYSNFEMDDAEMEAILSQLNQ, translated from the coding sequence ATGTCTGGTCACAACAAATGGGCGAATATCAAACATCGAAAGATGGCACAAGATGCAAAACGTTCTCAGATGTTCACTAAGCTGATCAGGGAATTAATCGTTGCGGCTCGTGAGGGCGGAGGAGATCCAGAAACAAACCCAAGATTGAGAACGGCAATTGAAAAAGCAAAAGAAGCGAATATGCCAAAAGACAATATTGAAAAAGCCATCAAACGCGGTACAGGTGAATTAGAAGGAGTAGATTATCAAGAGATCATTTACGAAGCTTATGGTCCCGCGGGTGTGGCACTGTACATTCGTGCACTGACAGACAACAAGAACAGAACAGCGCAAGAATTAAGGCATGTCCTCAGCAGACATGGTGGAAGTCTTGCAGATCTTGGAGCAGTTAGTTGGATTTTCGAGCGAAAGGGAATCATCAACATACCACGTGATCAGGTGGCAAATGTTGAAGAGGTAGTTATGTTAGCGATTGATGCCGGAGCCGAAGATATCAATGATCAAGATGACCCAATAAGGATAGTCACATCGTCCGAAAATCTCACGACAGTCAAAGAAGCACTCGAAAAAAATGGCTACAAAGTTGATGCCAATATATCTTATGTCCCCAAGAATACCGTTCAAGTCACTGGAAAAGATGCCGAGAGAATACTCACATTGTTGAATGCACTTGAGGACATGGATGATGTGCAAGATGTTTACTCGAACTTTGAGATGGACGATGCGGAAATGGAGGCAATACTTTCGCAATTAAATCAATGA
- a CDS encoding PP2C family protein-serine/threonine phosphatase, whose amino-acid sequence MEHELRKVYEKISKATNLPPYQGMASLKDIVTAIDRILSELNEHRKDYTRLLEEHIEELSKTYQEISTLFELNNLFTNVVDPSESPEPLVELLRQTIPFSAISIELNVADKHIHHEKIFEIDSETFQKAKQIINIDDDNVILIEPDHNYYVRNLLSVPVKSGKSLWGRITLIERIPDMFTAADRKILEAAAQQLSSVCERYVRLKREVERERLREQLEIARQIQMRLFPRKLPSLKYVDICADTIPAIQVGGDYYDILIREKRVFVTVADVSGKGIPAALMMTSLRSALRTLSNNVDSVSKLAEQLNNVLCDDLEEDRFVTMVLMCLHCDGTLQLVNAGHNPVLFLSGNTLNTLDAQNLPLGIVKNTNYKIFETEMKPGDILVAYTDGVIETRDVYGNEYGFERLCKQIFESRHDNVAQILENVKNDLDNFSVDAQRHDDTTITVIKYLGENFS is encoded by the coding sequence ATGGAACATGAACTCAGGAAGGTTTATGAGAAGATCTCCAAAGCTACTAATTTGCCACCATATCAAGGCATGGCAAGCCTAAAGGATATAGTCACGGCTATTGATAGAATCTTATCGGAATTGAATGAACATCGAAAAGATTATACAAGATTACTTGAAGAACACATTGAAGAGTTATCAAAAACTTATCAGGAGATATCGACTCTTTTTGAACTGAATAACCTTTTTACCAATGTAGTAGATCCATCTGAGAGCCCCGAACCACTTGTAGAATTGCTCAGACAGACTATACCTTTCTCTGCAATTTCTATCGAACTAAATGTTGCCGATAAGCACATCCATCATGAGAAGATCTTTGAGATTGATAGTGAAACCTTTCAGAAAGCAAAACAAATAATTAATATAGATGATGACAATGTCATCTTGATAGAACCAGATCACAATTACTATGTTAGAAATTTACTATCTGTTCCCGTAAAGAGTGGTAAATCTCTCTGGGGAAGAATAACTCTGATCGAGAGGATCCCAGACATGTTCACTGCAGCCGATAGGAAAATTCTTGAGGCTGCCGCCCAACAACTGTCGTCGGTGTGTGAAAGATATGTAAGATTGAAGCGAGAAGTGGAAAGAGAGAGACTAAGGGAACAACTCGAGATAGCTCGACAAATACAGATGAGACTCTTTCCAAGAAAATTGCCAAGCCTTAAGTATGTTGATATCTGTGCCGATACAATCCCGGCTATCCAAGTTGGAGGAGATTACTACGATATCTTGATCAGGGAAAAACGGGTTTTTGTCACTGTAGCAGATGTATCAGGAAAGGGTATTCCAGCGGCTTTGATGATGACTTCGTTGCGTAGTGCATTGAGAACACTTTCCAATAACGTTGATAGCGTGTCAAAATTAGCCGAGCAGTTGAACAATGTTCTTTGCGATGATCTCGAAGAAGATAGGTTTGTAACAATGGTTTTAATGTGCCTACACTGTGATGGTACACTTCAGCTTGTGAATGCTGGACATAACCCGGTGTTATTTCTGAGTGGGAATACTTTGAACACATTAGATGCACAGAACCTACCCCTTGGCATAGTAAAAAATACAAATTACAAGATATTTGAAACTGAGATGAAACCAGGAGATATTCTGGTTGCTTATACAGATGGTGTAATTGAAACCCGTGATGTTTACGGTAATGAATATGGATTCGAGAGATTGTGTAAACAAATCTTTGAATCAAGGCATGATAATGTTGCTCAGATCTTGGAAAATGTAAAAAACGATCTTGATAATTTTTCTGTTGATGCTCAAAGACATGACGATACAACAATAACAGTGATAAAATATCTTGGAGAAAATTTCTCTTAG
- a CDS encoding response regulator, translating into MGYRVLVVDDSEVLRKIVSFNLTREGYSVDEAKDGKEALEKLQQIKPDLVILDIMMPYIDGFEVLKRMRKDPELAHIPVIMLTAKGGEDDPKTALELGANGFLTKPFSPIKLLEEVRRVIQYGT; encoded by the coding sequence GTGGGCTATAGAGTGTTAGTTGTTGATGATTCAGAGGTTTTGAGAAAGATAGTGAGTTTCAATCTCACACGAGAGGGCTATTCTGTTGACGAGGCAAAAGATGGAAAGGAAGCCCTTGAAAAGTTACAGCAAATAAAACCAGATCTTGTTATATTGGACATAATGATGCCATATATCGATGGTTTTGAGGTTCTCAAGAGGATGCGAAAAGATCCCGAACTTGCTCATATTCCTGTGATCATGTTGACCGCTAAAGGCGGCGAAGATGATCCAAAGACAGCGCTTGAACTTGGTGCAAATGGTTTTCTCACAAAACCATTCAGTCCAATCAAACTACTTGAAGAAGTTCGTAGGGTGATACAGTATGGAACATGA
- a CDS encoding TIGR03936 family radical SAM-associated protein, protein MYAIIKYKKYGLMRFLSAIETSNAIERNIRRAHLPFTLTKGFHQKMKISYLDPMPTGVINLALYVRIELQQIIDKAMQKLRETSVNGLYPEKIWWTDLNPNRIVTGYEFKILVPQDCVDLSKYDPEMVLQVTEKSKSGLISDFFENIKFDFQGKFVVIRYLQRRDRLIRSRYLYEPILTRKDCLILVQCTEAFCNDRKLSELLEESAWAIEC, encoded by the coding sequence ATGTACGCGATCATAAAATACAAAAAATACGGTCTTATGAGGTTTTTGTCTGCGATAGAAACATCAAATGCTATTGAGAGAAATATTCGTCGCGCCCACTTACCTTTTACTTTGACTAAAGGTTTTCACCAAAAAATGAAGATCTCGTATCTTGATCCAATGCCAACCGGTGTCATAAATCTTGCATTGTATGTGAGAATCGAGTTACAACAAATAATTGACAAAGCGATGCAGAAACTCAGAGAGACTTCTGTAAATGGACTGTATCCTGAAAAAATCTGGTGGACAGATCTAAATCCTAACAGGATTGTTACAGGCTATGAGTTTAAAATACTTGTTCCACAAGATTGTGTTGATCTTTCCAAGTACGATCCAGAGATGGTATTACAGGTGACTGAAAAATCAAAGTCTGGTTTGATCAGTGATTTCTTTGAAAATATCAAATTCGACTTTCAAGGTAAATTTGTTGTGATAAGATACTTACAGCGAAGGGATAGGTTAATTCGCTCTCGATATCTTTATGAACCAATTTTGACTCGAAAGGACTGTCTCATACTGGTTCAGTGTACTGAAGCATTTTGTAACGATAGGAAACTCTCAGAGCTTTTGGAGGAATCGGCGTGGGCTATAGAGTGTTAG
- a CDS encoding HD domain-containing protein → MYYKVSRDPIHSEIFLYPLEILAIDTRPVQRLRYLSQLVGAELVYPGATHNRFAHSLGVMHICGLYGLRLLEDQAKRRIVRLAGLLHDIGHGPFSHQFDDVVYARMGIEDGHDEYRKRILLELMPREMMKSYERISDPRMKIAVAEDLSQTLKTDVINEDAFCALMNLVNEVFEGEETGTVEYNIVQGPLGADRLDFLLRDSYYSGTTHFGVGAVDRIIRNSFIKEKDNRKILCYHAKVLDQIYTSLFGRFMMYKNVYFHKTSRAADLMIQQILSLVYRPLRLYEKVSNLEKFLDLTDQFIFAQIKFQFENILEKYQVGEEELINGKIDLEDDEYYLIEAYKLLRRFEKRDLWKLIAEITFAAVGIDPSIMSKGVVADTLQKIRLRLENLSQSSQIPDEDRKELRRILDDFEELFKTDTPYKLSLVHPDEFLKSNVYLYDSSKNEVFSLEEFLKEYPAYQLMANNLVQMVRVYVTEDIRQILKKYNIVPKTGTELTTRW, encoded by the coding sequence TTGTATTACAAAGTATCGCGAGATCCTATACATTCAGAGATCTTTTTATATCCTCTGGAGATCTTAGCAATTGATACAAGACCTGTGCAAAGATTGAGATATCTTTCTCAACTTGTGGGAGCTGAACTTGTTTACCCTGGAGCGACTCACAATAGATTTGCACATTCACTTGGGGTAATGCATATCTGTGGACTTTATGGGCTCAGACTTCTTGAAGATCAAGCAAAAAGAAGAATCGTTCGACTTGCGGGATTACTGCACGATATAGGACATGGCCCTTTCAGTCATCAATTTGATGATGTCGTATATGCAAGAATGGGAATCGAAGACGGTCATGATGAATACAGAAAAAGGATCTTGCTCGAGTTAATGCCCCGTGAAATGATGAAATCTTATGAGAGGATATCCGATCCGAGAATGAAAATAGCTGTTGCTGAAGATCTTTCTCAAACACTGAAAACTGATGTTATCAACGAGGATGCCTTTTGTGCATTGATGAATCTGGTCAATGAAGTTTTTGAGGGAGAAGAGACAGGAACAGTTGAGTACAATATTGTCCAAGGTCCGCTCGGTGCCGATAGACTTGATTTTCTATTGCGAGATTCTTATTACAGTGGAACTACCCACTTTGGAGTGGGGGCCGTTGATAGAATCATAAGAAATTCTTTTATCAAAGAGAAAGACAATAGAAAGATACTCTGTTATCATGCCAAAGTACTCGATCAAATCTATACAAGCCTTTTTGGTAGGTTCATGATGTACAAAAACGTGTATTTTCATAAGACATCAAGGGCAGCAGATTTGATGATCCAACAGATACTTTCTTTAGTTTATAGACCTCTCAGACTCTATGAGAAAGTCAGCAATCTTGAGAAGTTTCTTGACCTAACAGATCAATTCATCTTTGCACAGATAAAATTCCAGTTTGAAAATATATTGGAAAAATATCAAGTTGGCGAAGAGGAATTGATAAATGGGAAAATCGATCTGGAGGATGATGAATATTATCTAATTGAAGCATATAAGTTATTGAGACGTTTTGAAAAAAGAGACCTGTGGAAATTAATCGCCGAGATCACTTTCGCGGCTGTTGGTATCGATCCTTCGATTATGAGTAAGGGTGTTGTAGCAGATACTCTTCAAAAAATTAGATTGAGGTTAGAGAATTTATCACAATCATCACAAATTCCAGATGAAGACAGGAAAGAACTTCGAAGGATTTTAGATGATTTTGAAGAACTCTTCAAAACTGATACGCCATATAAGCTCTCGCTTGTTCATCCCGACGAATTTCTAAAGAGTAATGTCTATCTGTATGACTCTTCGAAGAATGAAGTCTTTTCCCTGGAAGAATTTCTCAAAGAATATCCAGCCTATCAATTGATGGCAAACAATCTGGTTCAGATGGTGAGAGTTTATGTAACAGAAGATATCCGTCAAATCCTTAAAAAATACAACATCGTACCTAAGACAGGAACGGAACTGACAACAAGGTGGTGA